CGGCCACTCACTGACTGAGTTCGTCCTCGTTCGGTTCGGTCCGGTGATGTACGTCTTCGTGCTCGTGGTCTCGGTGTTCTACATGTTCATCTTCCTCGCAGCGGAGATGACCGCGATTGCAGGCTCGCTCGAACTGGTCGCCGGGATTCCAGCGTGGCAGACCGCAACTGCGGTCGGCCTGTTCGTCCTCGTTTATACGGCCTACGGTGGCCTCGTCGCTAGCATCTTCACCGATACCATCCAGACGCTCGTTATCCTCCCCCTACTGGCAGTCGGCTTCGGGGCGGCGGTCCTCGCGTTGGGCGGCACCGGCGAGATCCATGCCACCGCGCTCGCCACCGATCCGAGCCTGCTCGATCCGGGTTTCCGTCCGGGACTGGAGTTCGGGCTGTATGTCGTATTCGCCATTTTGGGTGCAAATATGCTGAACCAGGGGATCTGGCAGCGCGTGTACGCGGCCGATGGTGAGTCGACGCTCACCCGGTCGTTTGCGGTCGCCGCGCTGACGGTCGTGCCGATGGTACTGCTGGCGGGGCTGTTCGGGGTTGTTGCCTCGGGTCTCGGCTTGGTGACGCCCGAAACCCAAAGTGTCGCTTTCTTTCTCGTTGTGATTGAGGTTCTCCCTGAATCGATTGCTTTCGTGGTCGTCCTGTTGGTCGTCCTCTTGGTGATGAGTTCAGCCGATACGATGCTGAATGCGATTTCGAGTCTGATTACCGTCGACCTCGCCCGAATTATCGACGTCGACAACGACCGTTCGCTTCGACTGACCGGTCGGGGTCTCACGGTCTTGGTTGCCATCGGAGCGATCATCATCGGCGCACAAGGCTACAGCGTCCTCCGGCTGTTTTTGACCGCTGATCTGCTTGCGGCCGCGGTTTTTGTCCCGCTCATCTGGGGACTCTACTCACGGAGCTTGACCGAACTCGGCGGACTGGTCGCAAGCCTCGCTGGGCTCGTGGTAGGCATTGCCTACTTCCCGATGCTCCGGGGGGTCGTGATGCTGGTGCCCGGTGTCGGACCGCTGCTTCCAGAGCCAGCGTTCCTGCCCGCGTTCCTCGGGGCCACTGCAGTCTCGACACTGGTGACCGGTCTCGCAGTCGCTGTCGGCTCCGCGAACTTTGAGTTCGATTCGCTGACAACCAAGATTCGGTCGTTCGACGAGTCGACCACCGAGGACCCATCAGCGGCCGCAGCTGGGGAGGTGTCGGACTGATGGCGGTCGGGTCGACGCTGTTTGCAGTCCTGATCTGGGGATCAGTCGGCAGTGTCCTCGCCGTGTTCGGCTACATCTCGTGGCTGCTTATCAGGCTTCGGCGAACCAAGTAGCGCTACTCACGTTTTGAGACTGTTTATACCAACACAATTCTCTTTACGTAATTAATATCGGTTTCAATATTCGTCGGGAAGCCCGCTCATTTAAGTCTGCGTGGCAAGCATACTACCGTATGAGCGAGCCACTCGCAGA
This sequence is a window from Halohasta litchfieldiae. Protein-coding genes within it:
- a CDS encoding sodium:solute symporter family transporter → MVSQTAALAATVVTLATFTAAGLWYAHGRVGSVEDLLTARNSTGTAMTTATLIASTMGAWILFSPAEAGAAFGGLPAILGYAIGSAIPLLLFIPVGVRIRELMPTGHSLTEFVLVRFGPVMYVFVLVVSVFYMFIFLAAEMTAIAGSLELVAGIPAWQTATAVGLFVLVYTAYGGLVASIFTDTIQTLVILPLLAVGFGAAVLALGGTGEIHATALATDPSLLDPGFRPGLEFGLYVVFAILGANMLNQGIWQRVYAADGESTLTRSFAVAALTVVPMVLLAGLFGVVASGLGLVTPETQSVAFFLVVIEVLPESIAFVVVLLVVLLVMSSADTMLNAISSLITVDLARIIDVDNDRSLRLTGRGLTVLVAIGAIIIGAQGYSVLRLFLTADLLAAAVFVPLIWGLYSRSLTELGGLVASLAGLVVGIAYFPMLRGVVMLVPGVGPLLPEPAFLPAFLGATAVSTLVTGLAVAVGSANFEFDSLTTKIRSFDESTTEDPSAAAAGEVSD